A portion of the Jaculus jaculus isolate mJacJac1 chromosome 5, mJacJac1.mat.Y.cur, whole genome shotgun sequence genome contains these proteins:
- the Fcn3 gene encoding ficolin-3 produces MGLLWTPRFLLLLLFWGPACLKTQDYARCPEPRELEASKVILLPSCPGAQGSPGEKGPPGPQGQPGPPGKMGPKGERGDSASLLGCQDGPRNCQELLSRGATLSGWYHVCLPEGRALPVFCDMDTAGGGWLVFQRRQDGSVDFYRSWASYKAGFGNQESEFWLGNENLHQLTLKGTWNLRVELEDFNGDLTFAQYATFRVLGEENQYQLVVGKFLEGTAGDSLSSHNEGYFSTYDADHDSSGGNCAVTVHGAWWYKACYAANLNGRYAASEATAHKYGIDWASGRGVGHPYRKVRMMLR; encoded by the exons ATGGGTTTATTGTGGACCCCACGTTTCTTGTTGCTTCTCCTATTTTGGGGACCTGCTTGCCTGAAGACCCAGGATTATGCCAGATGCCCAG AACCCAGGGAACTGGAAGCTAGCAAAGTTATCCTCCTGCCCAGTTGTCCAGGAGCCCAAGGAAGTCCTGGGGAGAAGGGACCTCCAGGACCCCAAG gtcaacctggaccaccAGGCAAGATGGGCCCCAAGGGCGAGCGTG GAGATTCAGCAAGCCTGCTTGGATGCCAGGATG gccctAGGAACTGTCAGGAGCTGCTAAGCCGGGGTGCTACCTTGAGTGGCTGGTACCACGTGTGTCTACCAGAAGGCAGAGCCCTTCCAGTCTTTTGCGACATGGACACTGCAGGAGGCGGCTGGCTG gtgtTCCAGAGGCGACAGGATGGTTCTGTGGACTTCTACCGTTCTTGGGCCTCCTACAAAGCAGGTTTTGGGAACCAGGAGTCGGAATTCTGGCTGGGGAACGAGAACCTGCACCAGCTCACTCTCAAGG GCACTTGGAATCTTCGGGTAGAGCTGGAAGACTTCAATGGAGACCTCACCTTTGCCCAATATGCCACATTCCGCGTCCTTGGGGAGGAGAACCAATACCAACTGGTGGTAGGCAAGTTCTTGGAGGGCACAGCAG GGGACTCCTTGAGCTCCCACAACGAGGGGTACTTTAGCACCTATGACGCGGACCACGATTCAAGTGGGGGCAACTGCGCTGTGACCGTCCACGGCGCCTGGTGGTACAAAGCCTGCTACGCAGCCAACCTCAATGGGCGTTACGCTGCATCTGAAGCCACTGCTCACAAGTATGGCATCGACTGGGCCTCAGGCCGAGGCGTGGGGCACCCCTACCGCAAGGTCCGGATGATGCTTCGCTAG
- the Cd164l2 gene encoding CD164 sialomucin-like 2 protein isoform X1 encodes MAAPGPRAWRVAVCGGCCCLLLCAQLAAAGKGARGFGRGALIRLNIWPATQRGCKQLEHCERCVEGDRAHNLSTCVWQQCGPEEPGYCVAQAEVAKESCPVYNSSESCPAAHHHPTHEPKTVTTESPLVPEAHSPGFDGASFIGGVVLVLSLQATAFFVLRFLKAKDSTYQTLI; translated from the exons ATGGCCGCCCCGGGACCCCGCGCCTGGCGGGTGGCGGTCTGCGGCGGCTGCTGCTGCCTGCTGCTGTGTGCCCAGCTCGCTGCGGCTG GTAAAGGAGCTCGAGGCTTTGGGCGAGGAGCCTTGATTCGCCTCAACATCTGGCCTGCTACCCAAAGGGGCTGCAAACAGCTGGAGCACTGTGAGCGCTGTGTGGAGGGGGACAGAGCGCACAACCTCTCCACCTGCGTCTGGCAACAATGCGGGCCCGAGGAGCCGG GATACTGTGTGGCCCAAGCCGAGgtggccaaggagagctgccctgTGTACAACAGCTCAGAGTCGTGCCCAG CTGCCCACCACCATCCCACCCATGAACCGAAGACCGTCACAACAG AGAGCCCCCTTGTTCCCGAAGCCCACAGCCCCGGATTTGATGGGGCCAGCTTCATCGGGGGTGTGGTGCTAGTGCTGAGTCTGCAGGCAACAGCCTTCTTCGTGCTGCGTTTCCTCAAGGCCAAGGACAGCACTTACCAGACACT AATCTGA
- the Cd164l2 gene encoding CD164 sialomucin-like 2 protein isoform X2 gives MAAPGPRAWRVAVCGGCCCLLLCAQLAAAGKGARGFGRGALIRLNIWPATQRGCKQLEHCERCVEGDRAHNLSTCVWQQCGPEEPGYCVAQAEVAKESCPVYNSSESCPAAHHHPTHEPKTVTTESPLVPEAHSPGFDGASFIGGVVLVLSLQATAFFVLRFLKAKDSTYQTL, from the exons ATGGCCGCCCCGGGACCCCGCGCCTGGCGGGTGGCGGTCTGCGGCGGCTGCTGCTGCCTGCTGCTGTGTGCCCAGCTCGCTGCGGCTG GTAAAGGAGCTCGAGGCTTTGGGCGAGGAGCCTTGATTCGCCTCAACATCTGGCCTGCTACCCAAAGGGGCTGCAAACAGCTGGAGCACTGTGAGCGCTGTGTGGAGGGGGACAGAGCGCACAACCTCTCCACCTGCGTCTGGCAACAATGCGGGCCCGAGGAGCCGG GATACTGTGTGGCCCAAGCCGAGgtggccaaggagagctgccctgTGTACAACAGCTCAGAGTCGTGCCCAG CTGCCCACCACCATCCCACCCATGAACCGAAGACCGTCACAACAG AGAGCCCCCTTGTTCCCGAAGCCCACAGCCCCGGATTTGATGGGGCCAGCTTCATCGGGGGTGTGGTGCTAGTGCTGAGTCTGCAGGCAACAGCCTTCTTCGTGCTGCGTTTCCTCAAGGCCAAGGACAGCACTTACCAGACACTGTGA